TCACGGATGGGCGTGCTGTGCGCGCTGACCGTCGAGCACTTGGCCGTGTCCGGGGTGGGCGCCACGGTGTTGGCCTCGCTGGCCGACGGTGACGGGCAGGATCCGAGTCGCGGGTTGGTGCACGCCACCAACGAGGTCAGCACCGGCCTGGAGGACTTGCAGCTGACCGTCGGCGAGGGACCGTGCCTGGACGCCTTCGTCACCGGCGGGCCGGTACTCGTCGCCGATCTGGCGGACAGTCATACCCGGTGGCCCGGTTTCACGCCCGGCGCGCTGGCTCTGGGGGCGGCCGCGGTGTTCTCGTTCCCGCTGCACATCGGCGCCGCCCGGCTCGGCTCGCTGGACGTGTACCACGACCGGCCCGGCAAGCTGTCGGACACCCAGATCTCCGACGCGCTGATCCTGGCCGATCTGGCCACCCATGCCGTCGTCACCGAACTCGAAGGTCACGCCAGCGGCGACGCCGGCTGGCTGGCCGACCCGCACGCCGAGATACACCAGGCCACCGGCATGATCCAGGCCCAGCTGAACACCACCACCGAGGCCGCGCTGCTGCGGCTCCGCGCCCACGCCTACACCCACGCCCTGCCCCTGATCGACGTGGCCCGCCGGGTCACCGACAGACAACTGCGCTTCACCGACGAGCCCGACGAGGATCAGCAGGACGCACCCGCCTGAGTCGGCACGACGGATTCGATACCGAGAAGGAAACGAGATCGGCGATGACTACCCGGCGCGAACAACGGCTGGCCCAGACCTTCGTGACGCTGTCGGACACACTGGTCGACGACTTCGACGTGCTCGACTTCCTGACCCTGCTGGCCGAACGAGCCACCACACTGCTCGAAGTCACCGCTGCCGGAGTGATCCTGTCCGACCAGCGCGGTGGCTGGCACCCCACCGCCGCGTCCACCGAGGACGCCCACCTGCTGCAACTGCTGGCAACCCAAACCCACGAAGGGCCCTGCCAGGACAGCATCACCACCTCGGCTCCGGTAACCAGCAGCGACCTCAGCACCGAGCACGCCCGCTGGCCCACCTTCAGCGAAGCGGCCGTCGCCGCCGGATTCCACACCGCCGCCGCCGTACCGATGCGGCTTCGCCGTCAGACCATCGGTGCTCTCACGCTGCTGGACACCACACCCGCCGCCGTGGACACCAACGGCGTCCAACTGGGGCAGGCCCTGGCCGACCAGGC
The nucleotide sequence above comes from Actinopolyspora erythraea. Encoded proteins:
- a CDS encoding GAF and ANTAR domain-containing protein, which produces MSQDRRTVLMSRLENRLDAADGTASRMGVLCALTVEHLAVSGVGATVLASLADGDGQDPSRGLVHATNEVSTGLEDLQLTVGEGPCLDAFVTGGPVLVADLADSHTRWPGFTPGALALGAAAVFSFPLHIGAARLGSLDVYHDRPGKLSDTQISDALILADLATHAVVTELEGHASGDAGWLADPHAEIHQATGMIQAQLNTTTEAALLRLRAHAYTHALPLIDVARRVTDRQLRFTDEPDEDQQDAPA
- a CDS encoding GAF and ANTAR domain-containing protein, with the translated sequence MTTRREQRLAQTFVTLSDTLVDDFDVLDFLTLLAERATTLLEVTAAGVILSDQRGGWHPTAASTEDAHLLQLLATQTHEGPCQDSITTSAPVTSSDLSTEHARWPTFSEAAVAAGFHTAAAVPMRLRRQTIGALTLLDTTPAAVDTNGVQLGQALADQATVGLLHHRALRHEETLSEQLQATLHHRVVIEQAKGILAEAGNLTMQQAFQLLREHARLHDRHLTDLANSLTNRTTQPADLLTPHPHPTPHNNE